One stretch of Harmonia axyridis chromosome 1, icHarAxyr1.1, whole genome shotgun sequence DNA includes these proteins:
- the LOC123684288 gene encoding NSFL1 cofactor p47-like has product MSDSDRNDKLSQFTAITGASEDRAKFFLDSAAWQVDVALASYYENGDDNQVDLNESVGEIPMESDVDIPPPLNESEPSSASSRPKTRSKKTNSKFGTINSLAKEEDDEEEGQAFYAGGSEHSGQQVLGPGKRRDIVADMFKSVQEHGVEVVDQRPSTSGSRAFFGTGYKLGETSTDSVAVPGVAQPPQPSEITLKLWKEGFSINDGDLRPYADPRNKDFLDSIKKGEIPMEFKNKRGGEVHLAMEDHRMETFKVPGKKNKVFTGTGYTLGNPAPPVVGACRDEDKPVNEQVARENLRLDTSQPVTSIQIRLADGSRLVAQFNHMHTVAEIRSYILAARPQYATQTFDLLTSYPSKVLEDSQTISEAGIVNSAIMQKMV; this is encoded by the exons atgtCCGATTCTGATAGAAATGATAAACTCTCACAATTCACAGCTATTACAGGTGCTTCTGAAGATAGAGCCAAGTTTTTCTTAGATTCTGCTGCTTGGCAAGTAGAT GTAGCATTAGCGAGTTATTATGAAAATGGGGATGATAATCAAGTTGATCTGAATGAATCAGTAGGAGAAATACCCATGGAATCAGATGTGGATATACCTCCACCATTAAATGAAAGTGAACCATCTTCTGCCTCTAGTAGGCCTAAGACTAGAtcaaaaaaaactaatagtaAATTTGGTACTATCAATTCTTTAGCAAAAGAAGAGGACGATGAAGAAGAAGGACAAGCTTTTTATGCTGGTGGATCAGAGCATAGTGGACAACAAGTACTAGGTCCTGGAAAACGAAGGGATATtgtagctgacatgtttaaatCAGTCCAAGA ACATGGTGTGGAAGTGGTTGATCAACGTCCCAGTACATCAGGGTCAAGAGCCTTTTTCGGCACTGGTTATAAATTGGGAGAAACCAGTACAGATTCGGTGGCAGTTCCTGGAGTTGCTCAACCCCCTCAACCAAGTGAAATAACTTTGAAATTATGGAAAGAAGGTTTCAGTATAAACGATGGCGATTTAAGACCATATGCAGATCCTCGCAATAAAGATTTTCTTGATAGCATTAAAAAGGGTGAAATCCCAATGGAATTCAAGAATAAGAGAGGTGGTGAA gtaCATTTAGCCATGGAAGACCATCGAATGGAAACATTCAAAGTTCCTGGAAAGAAAAATAAAGTATTTACAGGCACTGGCTACACCTTAGGGAATCCTGCACCACCTGTAGTGGGGGCCTGTAGAGACGAAGATAAACCCGTCAATGAACAAGTAGCTCGAGAAAATTTGAGATTAGATACTTCTCAACCTGTTACAAG TATACAAATACGGCTCGCTGATGGGTCGAGATTAGTAGCCCAGTTTAATCACATGCACACAGTGGCAGAAATCAGGTCCTATATCCTGGCAGCAAGGCCTCAGTATGCTACCCAAACTTTTGATCTACTGACATCTTATCCTTCGAAAGTGTTGGAAGATTCACAGACAATATCTGAAGCCGGCATTGTGAATTCGGCTATCATGCAAAAAATGGTTTAG
- the LOC123684277 gene encoding ataxin-10 isoform X2, with the protein MARSCHNIEIENLEDVLEFVSSEYLQRGEGVSIFLVELFRYLRKSATLNESQNILANNRFILNEVKIILQKLIDNENENFLIKIILQFLVNLVVANQTSCLKVSEIMYEEILDCFYKRRNDYEVLALLYNLHLKNRVLCFRDEVYENILNFSRDNDCEYAQFLSELFLYSESFWRHYDKLEISSRIEALELLQMRWIKGKLQSLPEISLQILSKKFWSSENVIFQTLSSNTNSLEPYEISLLLDILGSLCGNDIYLTSLQKDYDLVIRCGVLLINIHRIGKQSDNYFSSVQKLSELKEPSEAIQKHPAFGFKVGLVRLVGNLCWKNKKMQDLVRETEIIPILLDCCNIDARNPLIMQWVILAIRNLCENNLENQKIIAGLHKEGTVSSALVEEMGLTIHDDEKGGIRIVPLNLRK; encoded by the exons ATGGCAAGAAGCTGCCACAACATTGAAAT TGAAAATTTGGAAGATGTCCTTGAATTTGTTTCATCCGAATATTTACAAAGAGGAGAAGGGGTGTCAATCTTTCTGGTGGAGCTCTTTCGATATTTAAGAAAATCTGCAACTCTTAACGAAAGTCAAAATATTTTAGCCAATAATAGGTTTATACTGAATGAAGTCAAAATCATATTGCAAAAATTGATcgataatgaaaatgaaaacttcTTGATAAAAATAATACTTCAGTTTTTGGTGAACCTGGTGGTAGCGAATCAGACTTCTTGTTTAAAAGTTTCAGAAATTATGTATGAGGAGATTCTTGATTGTTTCTATAAACGAAGAAATGACTATGAAGTCCTTGCTCTATTGTAtaatttacatttgaaaaatagaGTCCTGTGCTTTAGAGATGAAGTttatgaaaatatattgaatttttccagAGATAATGACTGTGAATATGCTCAATTTTTATCTGAATTGTTTTTGTACTCTGAAAGTTTCTGGAGACACTATGATAAACTGGAAATATCTTCTAGGATAGAAGCATTAGAATTGCTTCAAATGAGGTGGATTAAAGGAAAATTACAAAGTCTTCCAGAAATTTCCTTGCAGATTTTGAGTAAAAAATTCTGGTCCTCAGAAAATGTGATATTTCAAACATTATCTTCCAATACTAATTCTTTGGAACCATATGAAATATCTCTATTGTTAGATATTTTAGGTTCATTATGTGGTAATGATATTTATCTTACCTCACTTCAGAAAGATTATGATTTAGTTATTAGGTGTGGAGTCTTGCTCATTAATATACACAGGATAGGAAAACAATcggataattatttttcatcagTACAAAAACTGTCTGAATTGAAAGAACCAAGTGAAGCTAttcagaaacaccctgcatTTGGCTTCAAGGTTGGATTAGTTCGACTAGTAGGAAATCTTTGTTGgaagaacaaaaaaatgcaAGATTTG GTGAGAGAAACTGAAATCATACCCATTCTTTTGGATTGCTGCAACATAGATGCTAGAAATCCAC TGATAATGCAATGGGTTATTTTAGCGATAAGAAATTTGTGTGAAAATAACTTGGAGAATCAGAAAATAATAGCAGGACTTCATAAAGAAGGAACTGTTAGTTCAGCATTGGTTGAAGAAATGGGATTAACAATACATGATGATGAAAAAGGAGGAATAAGAATTGTCCCTCTTAACCTGAGAAAGTGA
- the LOC123684277 gene encoding ataxin-10 isoform X1 has protein sequence MERSELTECNKLISLNKWQEAATTLKCMANTGENLEDVLEFVSSEYLQRGEGVSIFLVELFRYLRKSATLNESQNILANNRFILNEVKIILQKLIDNENENFLIKIILQFLVNLVVANQTSCLKVSEIMYEEILDCFYKRRNDYEVLALLYNLHLKNRVLCFRDEVYENILNFSRDNDCEYAQFLSELFLYSESFWRHYDKLEISSRIEALELLQMRWIKGKLQSLPEISLQILSKKFWSSENVIFQTLSSNTNSLEPYEISLLLDILGSLCGNDIYLTSLQKDYDLVIRCGVLLINIHRIGKQSDNYFSSVQKLSELKEPSEAIQKHPAFGFKVGLVRLVGNLCWKNKKMQDLVRETEIIPILLDCCNIDARNPLIMQWVILAIRNLCENNLENQKIIAGLHKEGTVSSALVEEMGLTIHDDEKGGIRIVPLNLRK, from the exons ATGGAACGTTCTGAATTGACAGAAtgtaataaattaatttccCTCAATAAATGGCAAGAAGCTGCCACAACATTGAAATGTATGGCAAATACTGG TGAAAATTTGGAAGATGTCCTTGAATTTGTTTCATCCGAATATTTACAAAGAGGAGAAGGGGTGTCAATCTTTCTGGTGGAGCTCTTTCGATATTTAAGAAAATCTGCAACTCTTAACGAAAGTCAAAATATTTTAGCCAATAATAGGTTTATACTGAATGAAGTCAAAATCATATTGCAAAAATTGATcgataatgaaaatgaaaacttcTTGATAAAAATAATACTTCAGTTTTTGGTGAACCTGGTGGTAGCGAATCAGACTTCTTGTTTAAAAGTTTCAGAAATTATGTATGAGGAGATTCTTGATTGTTTCTATAAACGAAGAAATGACTATGAAGTCCTTGCTCTATTGTAtaatttacatttgaaaaatagaGTCCTGTGCTTTAGAGATGAAGTttatgaaaatatattgaatttttccagAGATAATGACTGTGAATATGCTCAATTTTTATCTGAATTGTTTTTGTACTCTGAAAGTTTCTGGAGACACTATGATAAACTGGAAATATCTTCTAGGATAGAAGCATTAGAATTGCTTCAAATGAGGTGGATTAAAGGAAAATTACAAAGTCTTCCAGAAATTTCCTTGCAGATTTTGAGTAAAAAATTCTGGTCCTCAGAAAATGTGATATTTCAAACATTATCTTCCAATACTAATTCTTTGGAACCATATGAAATATCTCTATTGTTAGATATTTTAGGTTCATTATGTGGTAATGATATTTATCTTACCTCACTTCAGAAAGATTATGATTTAGTTATTAGGTGTGGAGTCTTGCTCATTAATATACACAGGATAGGAAAACAATcggataattatttttcatcagTACAAAAACTGTCTGAATTGAAAGAACCAAGTGAAGCTAttcagaaacaccctgcatTTGGCTTCAAGGTTGGATTAGTTCGACTAGTAGGAAATCTTTGTTGgaagaacaaaaaaatgcaAGATTTG GTGAGAGAAACTGAAATCATACCCATTCTTTTGGATTGCTGCAACATAGATGCTAGAAATCCAC TGATAATGCAATGGGTTATTTTAGCGATAAGAAATTTGTGTGAAAATAACTTGGAGAATCAGAAAATAATAGCAGGACTTCATAAAGAAGGAACTGTTAGTTCAGCATTGGTTGAAGAAATGGGATTAACAATACATGATGATGAAAAAGGAGGAATAAGAATTGTCCCTCTTAACCTGAGAAAGTGA